TAAATCCCCTTCATTACATCTACCATAGCCCCCTGAGAAAAAAACACCTCCTTTGCGACAAAGGAGGTGCGGTACCTAACCATACTTATTGTAATGAACCTTGTCATAAAGCAAATCTTCCTCAGCATAAGGCTTCTTCTCTTCGCCGGGATAGCCGATGCCTATCATGCATTCAACATGATACTTCTCCGGGACCCCCAAAGCTTTCTTAATATAATCTTCTGCCTGCACACCTTCAGAGTAAAACCTTTCCCGCACCTGGATCCAACAGGAGCCAAGCCCCAGTGAATGGGCAGTCAACTGAATAATAATGGAGGCAATGGAAGCATCCTCAATCCATACATCACACGCCTCCGGGTCGGCAAGCACCACAATACCCAGGGGAGCGCCGGCCAGAAACTTGGAACTATGTTCTCTGCACTGAGAAAGCCTTTCCAGCATATCCTTATCAGTAACAACAATAAACTCCCACGGTCTCCTGGACTTTGAAGAGGGAGACAAAAGGGCACCTTTCATAATAGCATCAGTCTTATCTTTTTCCACGTTTCTGTCGGCAAACTTGCGGATACTCCTGCGCTCTTTCAACAAATCCAGCATAAAAGCTCGCTCCTTTCCAACCAGTTTCAGTCAATTATCTTCATATCAATATTAATCATTTTACCCCTGTTTCCTCTAATATTACCTGTTGCCATGTAAATTTAATATTCCAGTAAGATTAAGAGTTTTAAAAAAAAGGATGCCATGTATCCGTAGAGAAAGTAGTTTAGATTAAGGATTCCAAAACTGTTATAAGAGGTACTGTCATGGATGCAATCTTTGAACTGTCATTTCTTTTGAATCAGGCCATCAGCCTGACTGCACTTTGCCTGATTCAATACACAAACGGCTACCTTGCCGAACATAAAAACGTTAAAGTAAATTATACCCGCAAGATAAACCACTTTACCCTGTTTGTGATTCCCATCCTCCTAAACCGGGGCTATGCCTATGACCAGTCATTTGGCCTCTTTGCTCTGGGCGCTTTTTTGGCGGTCTTTAAATTTATCTTCTATATCAAGCCCATCAGAGACCGGGTGCCCTTTATCAGGACCATGTTTAGCTCTTTTGACCGTCCCGAAGACCGTCCCCACACACTGCTTTGGCTCTCAACCCAAACCGCCGCAGGATATCTTGTCCTGATTCCCATGGGGATACTGTTTTCCCAATTAGGCCTGATGGAACTAATCTTAATCCCCATTCTGATCTATGGCATTGGCGACGGCCTGGCCGAACCGGTTGGTGTGCGCTTTGGCAAACATAAATACGCAGCTTATGCTCTTTTTTCCGATAAAAAGTATTTCAGAACCTTTGAAGGCAGCGCCTGCGTCTTAATAACCAGCATTATTGTAGTAATCGCCCATTACACCTTTTTTACTCCGCTGCAACTGATGGTGGCCCTGGCCGCCATCCCCATCCTCATGACCCTGGCCGAAGCATTCTCCCCCCATACCTGGGATTCCCCGGTTATGTTTTTGGTTGGCAGCTTGTCTTTGCTGGCCATCTCCTTTATCTAGCGGTTTTTAAGAAGGAGGCGTTTTGATGTCTAAAGTATATCCCCTGATAGCAATCCTTTTTATCCTCCTTGCGGCAGGCTGCGTGGAAGAAGAACCTCCTGAACTGGAAGTGGCCAGATTTGCCACCTATCATGACTTCATCATCAGCGAAGAAGGACTGCCCGCCCTGCAGGAATCCTACGGTTTTGAATTTGATGTGGTGTACGACCTGGTGTTTGGCCTAACCCACGAAGCACTGTACCACGGCGATGTGGATGCGGCCATGGGTTATGCCACCGACGGAAAAATACAGGAATTGGATCTGGTCAGGCTAACAGACGACAAAAGCTTTTTTTCCGTCTACAACCCGGCTCCGGTAATTCGTCGGGAAACACTGCAGGAGCACCCGCAAATCGAAGAAATCATGGCAGCAATCAGCGCACAACTGGACACCGACACCATGATCAACCTAAACTACCTGGCAGACATCAAGGAGTACCCCCACTCAGAAATTGCCCGGGACTGGCTGAAACAAGAAGGCTTTCTCTCCGGCGAAGGTCAGCCTGCCTTGGATACGGAACCGGTAATCATCGGCGCCAAACCGTTTACCGAACAACAAACCCTGGCCCAAATCACCATCCTGGCTCTGGAACATGCGGGAATCCCTGTAGAAGACCGTACCGACCTGGGTGATACCCCTCAGAACCGCAACGCCCTGTTAACCGGAGAAATCCACCTCTACTGGGAGTACACCGGCACCGCCTGGTGGGAAATATTCGAAAAAGAAGATCCCCTCCCCGACCATGAACTCTATCAGCGCATTGCCAAAAAAGATGCCGAAAACGATCTGGTATGGCTGGAACCCGCTCCTCTCAAAGACTCCTACGCCATCTTAATGCAGGAAGAACGCGCCCGGGAATTGGAAATAACCACCATCAGCGATCTTGCGCTATGGGTGAACCAACTGCAGGAATAAAGCTCCCCTTTCTGCAGCATGCTTAAAACCGACACTAACTCGTAAAGGGAGGCCAAAAATGGATTTACCACCCTTGACGCGAAAATATTTTTCCCTACAACCGGCTAAAGAAAGAACTTATCGCCTGCTGTGCACTTTACTTGTAATAATCCTCAGCCTCATCCTCTATTTTTTCTGGGCTCCCCTGCGCAGCACTGAAATAGCCTACACCTTTGTATCCCCCACCATCACAAACCCTTACATCTACATCATATCCCGTGCCATCACCACGTTAGGCAGCGAAGGTTTTTTTCTGGTCCTGCTCTCAGTGATCTACTGGTCCGTAAACAAACCCCTGGGCTCCTGGGGTCTCATCATGATGCCCCTCTCAATCTTTATCACCAGCGAAATCCCCAAAGACATTGTCCGCCTGCCCCGCCCCGCGGTTAGGGGGGTTACCGTCCCCACCTACACCTTTCCCAGCGGCCACACATCCGGCGCCGTAGCGGTATGGGGTTACCTGGCCATTCTAATTAAAAAACGCTCCTTCTGGATCCTATCCCTCACCATAATCATTCTGGTGGGCCTCTCCCGCGTCATGTTGGGCTACCACTTCCCCGGCGACGTCCTGGGAGGATACATAACCGGCATAATATTTCTGGCCCTCTTTTTCTGGCTGGGCATAACTCTGAAGGAAAAAAACTGGCACAAAAAAACCTCTCTCTCCCTTCTCTTTCTCCTTTCTCTAACCATCCCCCTGGCCCTCTCTTTCATCCCCGCCACCTACGCCCCCAACTTAACAGGCTACACCGCAGGAGCCGCCCTGGGCTACCTCCTGGAAAGAGAAACCCTCCAATTCACCCTGCAAACAACCCGGCTAAAACACCTTATCAAAGCACTCCTGGGCCTGCCCGTCATACCCCTGATAATCCTTGCTCCCCCAGCACTCTTTACCATTAACTCACACCTCTTTACATTTACCCAATACGCCCTCTCCACCTTCTGGATAACCTACCTGGCCCCCCTGCTCTTTATAAAACTTAACCTGGCGCAAAAAACAACCCACTAAGTGACAACCACTTAGTGGGTTTTGTGTATCTACGGTTTTCCCAATAACCTGAACATATTGCTTTTATAAGCCTCCACCCCGGGCTGGTCAAAGGGGTTAACCCCCAACAGGTACCCGCTCAATCCACAAGCCTTCATCATAAAGTATACCAGGTACCCAAAACAGTACGGAGAAGCCTCGGCAATATTTATCACCATATTGGGAACTCCTCCATCCACATGGGCAGCCAAAGTACCTTCCATGGCCTTCTTGTTTACAAAATCCAGCGTCTTCCCACCCAAATAGTTTAAACCGTCCAGGTTATCCTTATTTTCCTTAACCACCATTTCTTCTCTGCTCTCCTCAATATTTAGCACAGTCTCAAACAAATTCCTTCGCCCATCCTGCATGTACTGCCCCATGGAATGCAGGTCGGTGGTAAAATTCATGGAAGCGGGAAAAATCCCTTTTTTGTCCTTGCCCTCACTCTCGCCAAACAACTGCTTGTACCACTCACCCAGATAAGACAGGCTGGGTTCGTAGTTTACCAGAACCTCCACCGTCTTTCCCTTATTATAAAAAAGATTGCGCAAAACCGCGTACTGGTAAGCTCCATTGTCTTCCAATACATCCACAGCCAAATAATCATAAGCTGCTTTGGCACCATCCATAACCTCATCTATGTTAATACCTGCCGCCGCCATGGGCAACAGGCCCACCGGGGTAAGCACCGAGTACCTCCCCCCGATATCATCGGGCACCACAAAGGTCTCATAACCCTCCTCATCGGCCAGCTGCTTCAGAGCGCCTCTGGACCTGTCGGTGGTGGCATATATCCTCTCGGCGGCCCCTTTCTCACCATACTTCTTCTCCATGTATTCCTTTAATACCCGAAAAGCCAAAGCAGGCTCGGTGGTGGTACCGGACTTAGAGATCACATTGATACAAATATCCTGTCCTTCCACCATATCCAAAAGATTCTTTAAATAAGTTGAGCTAATGTTATGCCCGGCAAAGTATACCTTGGCTCCGCTTCTTTTATCTCTTGCCAGCTCATTATGAAAGTTATGGCACAGCATCTCAATTGCCGCCCGGGCTCCCAGATAAGAGCCCCCTATCCCCACCACAATCAAAACATCGGCCTGACTCTTAATCTTTTCCGCAGCAGCTTTTATCCTGCCAAACTCTTCTCTGTCATAAGCATCAGGCAAGTCCACCCAGCCCACATAATCACTACCCAAACCGGTCCCATTCTGCAGCATACCATGGCAGAGCTTTACCCTTTCTTTAAATGCCGCCATCTCTTCCTCTCTCACAAATCCCAATGCCTTGGAATAATCAAAAGTTACTTTTCCCATCTCATAGCTCCTTTATCTGGTAATAAACTCTGAATCCTATTTTTGCGCAGAAACAACAACAATGCAGTTCTCTACGCTTATTATCAGGATACCAGAGCTATATAAGAATTCATAGATAGAATATTACGATTATAACCAATATAACAAAAGAAGGCCTATGCCTTCTTTTGACTAAACTATTTTCTGGGCCGTTCATCACCTTCATCCACCGGCTTAAACGTGTCGCAGCACGTCTCCCTGGAATCCGAGGCCAGCATGGAGGTATCGTCACAATTCACCTCGATGGCTTCCGCAGTGCACTCCAGATTGCTGTAATACTTGCAGTTGGAAACAGAACATTTCACACTGATTTCCATTTAGTCACCTCCCTTTGGCACCTGGTCCGACCATGCCCCTTCTTACATTTCCTCATCATACCAGGGGGCAAAGGTATCACAACAGGTTTCCTCAGATTCTGAAGCCCGAATTGATCTGTCATCACAGTTAACTTCAATTGATCCTGCTGAACACAGCAGGTTTTTATTAAATTTGCAGTTTACCACCGAGCATTTTAAACCCCTCTCCACCATAATATCACCTCCCCTCCACAAAACGCCTGATTTCAGCCTCAAACTCTTTTGTGGAAAGGATAGTAGACAACCTTATTTCCTCAGGCCGCACTTGATTCAGCCGATTTACTAATTGCAGCCCTCTGGACGGACTCAAATCAGTTTCTATACTTCCGGCCACTTCCCAGAGAGTACTGGCCAAACCGGAGCTGTTTTCGCCAGTAACCTGCAGCAGCTGCTGAAAAAACTCCAGCGGTGAAGCTTCTTCTGTCAAAGCAGAAATCTCCCCTGTAGAAAACTGGCCGAAAAAATCATCCACCAGTGACATATCAGTGACAATATAATTGTCAATGGCCAGGTACTCAGAGAGTGCCTCTACCACCGCCTCCGAATCATCCAAACGTCCCAGCGGTTCTCCGCCAACTTCCGCACTTCCGGCAATATACAAAGCCCTAATTTCACCGGTATCAGGTATATTCAGCACAATAAACTCAGCACCCCGCGCCGAAGAAGGATCACAGATCAAAACAGTCAATCCGTCCCGCTTAACCTGTCCGTAAGGAGGCATCCCTTCATCTATCTGGCCCCCCCAAGCATCGCCTTCCGGAGGATCGGTCATTGGCACCCTGGGAATCCCGGGTATCAACAGATAAATCGTCATTATTAAGACAATCAGGAAAAGTAAGAGATAAATCCAAGTAGCTTTGCGCAAAACAAACCCTCCTCGCGGGTAAGATTCCCGGAGGAGGGTTGTTGTATACAATTAGCCTTCATATGTTCTTCTTTTATGCACTACTTAGCATCAAATATTCTCACCATCCACCACTGCTTCCATAGAAAACACGGGACTGTTCCCCGCCAACCAGCGGTAAAGCAAAACTGTCCCCACCAAAGCAGTGGCCCCTTCGGCGAAAACCGGTGTTATCCAGATTCCTGTTTCACCCCACAGCAGCGGAAATAGAGCCAGGCCGGTCACGGTAAAAACAAAGCCACGACAAACAGCAATAATCAAAGATTTTTCTGCCTTCTCCAGTGCGGTAAAGAAAACTGAAACCACAATACCCACTGGAATAAAGAGCATTGACCAGCTAACAGTAGCGGCAACCCGCAGAGTTGTGGCCAGCGCTTCAGGATGATCGGCAATAAAGAGCCCGGCCAACGAAGCAGCCTGAAAGCGCATCACCACAAAGAACAAGAAGCCAATAACCATAGATGTTCCCAATAATCTGATCAAAGTGCCCTGCACCCTCTCTGTCAGACCAGCCCCATGATTATAGCTTAGTATGGGCTGTGCACCATTTCCCAGCCCCATAAAAACCATCATCCCCACTGCCAGCAGATACTGGGTTACAGAAAAAGCAGCCACGCCCATAGCGCCTACATAACTAAGGATTATCCGGTTGAAAAGAAACGTGGTCACTCCCACCGCCAGACTGTTGAAAAGCTCCGATGATCCGTTGGCAGCTATTGAGAGCAGTACAGGCACCCCGCCGCCGGGAGTAGCAAAGCACAACCCGTCTTGCCGCAGTAAAGTTTTTCGCCAGAAGTAACATACAAATATTAAAGCACCCAAACTCTGTGATATTCCTGTAGCCAAAGCGGCACCGCCAATTCCCAGATTCAGCACAAAGAGAAATAAATAATCCAGAGCTATATTCAAAAGAGCCATCCCCGCCATGACCATAGCTGCCAACCCGGCTTGCCCGTCATTGCGCACAGACTGCTCCAGGATAAAAAACAAAATCATCATGGTAGCAAAAGGATACATGGTCCTCAAATACTCTCCTGCAAAAATACCCAGACTACCGGACGTACCCAGCACAGCCAGAATCTGTGGAAAAAAAACAGCCACTACTACGCTACCCGTCAGACCTAATCCTACCCCCAAAGCCACTATCAGGCCCAGTGTCCTGCGGGCCTGCTTAGTTTCTCCGGACCCCAACAAGACCGCTATACGTGCATTGCCTCCCACCCCGATCATCACCGCCAAGCCAACAAAGACAGCTAGAATGGGATAGAGAATATTCACCGACGCCAACGCTTCCGGCCCCAGGCGCCTTCCCACCAACATGGCGTCCACAGCCTGATATAAAGCCATAAACAACATGGAAGCCACCGCTGGCAGTGCATTTTTTAGCATCAGCCTGCCCAGGGGAAGAGTAAGAAACTCCGCCCTGGCACTGTCAGCCTCAACATTACCCGACGACAGATTTTCCATAGTAACATTCTTTTCCATTTATCCTTATCTCCTCCTGAATGAATATATTTTAGTTCATTCATTTTATTTTAAAAAAATCAGTTCTTCTCCTGCAGCCCTTTTACAATAAACTCCACCATATGCTCCATCAGCTGGGGAAAATACTGACTGCCGATTTCCTCTTTATGCATATCAATATATTGAAATGTGTTAAAGATGGCTAAAATCATGTCGCTGTCAATATCATTTCTGAATTTCCCCTCTTGCTGCCATTTTTTTATGATGCCGGTAAACAGGTTATAGGAGTATTCATCTTCCCACTTATCAGCCCCATCCTGTTCATAAATATATTTCTCCAATTTAGCGTAAACATCCCTGCTGTACCATTCCCGCAAAATAGGGTTTTCCCTGATGGCCACAAACATTTTTGCCGTGGCTTCCTTTATCACAGCAACCGGTTCATCGTCCAGGTCAACTTCAGCCATAATTTCCTTCTTCAACTGCTCACTTTCTGCCATAAACACATCCAGAAAAACTTCTTCCTTAGCCCCGTAAAACTTATAAAAACTACCCACCGCAATACCCGTCTTCTTGGTAATATCAGAAATACTGGTATCCTTAAATCCCTTAGCCGCAAACAGCTCCCTAGCATTTACAAAGATATCAGCTTTATCTACCTTCATCACCCATCCTCCTGAATGAATAATTTTTTATTCATTCATATAATACTCTAAAAAGCCTCCCCTGTCAAGAGGCTTCTTCTCTACTGATAATTAGCCTAAACTATTCAATGGTGATTAATTCCCAGTTGCCATTGTTAATGGGTTTGCGATAAATGTTGGCGCTCCCCTGTTCCAAGTAATAAATCCAATCACCCAGCACATCAATACTATCATACATTCCTATGTCTGACTTTAAGAGCTCTAAGCAGCAAAAAACCTCCTATGGCAGTCGCAACTCACCATAGGAGGTTTTTGAAAATAAGTTAATTACCGCTATAATAAATCATCTGCCAGAACTCTGCGTCTAGCTCAGAATTAACGGCAGCGGAACCCCCAAGGACCGTAACCCAATATGCTTGGTTATCTGTAATGAATTTCCTGACAATATCCGGCACGGCATCTTTTCTCACCAGCAAAATCCCTGCTTCATTTCTGGCAGCCAAGACCGCCCCGGTTATGGCATCAGCATAATCACCACCTGTAGCGATAAACACCTCTTTCATATCTGGAGCAAAGTAATCTGCAACGTCCACAGCAGTACTAAAGCGGTCTCTTCCAGCCAAACGCTTAGGACCAGGCAAGTCATCTAAAACAGCGTCAGAAATAACATTAGTGCCGCCAACAACAATAGTTTCCTTAACGCCGAGCATATCAAATAATTTGCTGGACTCTTCAGGTAGCACATCATCCCTTGTAAGGACTATAGGATACCCTTCCCTGGCAGCATAAGAAGCTACAGCGAGGGCATCGGGAAAGTTAAATCCTGTAGCAACAATTGCTGTTTCTAGCCCATAAGGTGCTATTCGCTGTGCAATAGAAGCTGCTGTATCAAAACGATTTTTACCGGCAATACGATCTGCCTCAAGCCCCATTTTAATTAACTCATCTTCTACTGCCTCTGATATCGCACCGGTACCACCTAGAATAATTACTCTCTCCGGTTGTAACCTGCCAATTTCTCTTTTAGTAGCAGTGGGCAAACTATGAGGCCTGGTTAGGAGAATAGGTGCATCAAGCTGATAAGCTAATGGTACCCCAGCCAGAGCATCTGCATATTGATCACCTCTGGCCAAAACCACCGTCTGGCTTTGTGTCCAACCTGATTCACTAATGGTAGTTGCAGTAGAATACCTGTCAAAACCAAAAATCCTGTTAACGTGTGTAACCCTAACATTAGTTTCTGACACATACGAACCGTCTACCGTAATGGCCTCAATAGTAGCCATACCCGGATCCACAGGATAAACAAATCCATCTATTACTTTTGCAACACTTTCATTGCTGCTTTTCCAGACAACGCCTTGCTCTGAAGCGTTACTCGGCTCTACTTTTGCCGTAAGTTGTGTGCCGTTTTCACCTAGCTTAAAATTCAAAGCATTATAATTTATCGTCACACCGGATACAGGTACATCAGAACTACCGTTTAGCACATGACTAACTGCTGCAAAAGCATCTATCAGGCCATATCCATAACCAAAATTAGGAGAGCCTGTGAACTCTTGATCTTCTAATGGCCTGGATGTGTCTTTTATTACTTCTTCTAGTTGTTCAATGGTTAACTCCGGCTTTGCTTCCAGTAATAATGCGGCTACCCCGGCAACATGCGGAGCGGCCATCGAAGTACCGCTGGAATAACCATATTCACCTCCGGTAATAGAAGAAAGTATTTGTACTCCTGGAGCCGATATGTCAGGCTTTATATTATCGAAGTAAGGAGATGGCCCCCTGCTGGAAAACATTGCCAAGTAATCATTGTTATCCGTAGCGGCAACAGAAAAACTTTCCGGATAATTTGCAGGGTGTGAAATAGAGCCCGAACCATATGTTCCTAAGTTCCCGGCGGCAAAAACGGGGAGTATCTGCGCATCTCTCCAAGCCTGAACCATTGGCCTAAACCATTCATCATTCTCTCCGGGCACATTACCGCCCCAGGAATTATTTATCACATCAGGAGCTTTGTCAGGATGAGCCACACCATTAATATCTGTAGGAGCTAACATATATTGAGCTGCTGCTAAAATATCAGAGGACTTAGCTGTTCCGTCGGATCCAAAAGCATTTGCTGCAATCCACTTAGCTTCGGGAGCCACACCAAAATAACCTTGCATCTCTTCTACTGAACCTAAAATTGTACCGGTTACATGTGTTCCATGGTTATTAAGATCAATTGGAAGAGCGTGTTGATTAACCGCATCAAACCAATTAAAATCAGGATCAATGCTTCCACCATCATAGCCCCGCCATTTTTCTCTGAGAGCCTCATGGTGCCAATCAACACCAGTATCAATTATACCTATCACCACACCATCCCCGGTTATTCCATATTGATTCCACACAAGGGGCGCATTAATTCTCTCTAAATTCCATTTAACACCATAAACTCCAGATGGTGAAAAACTATTTATACTTTCTATATTTGTATTATGTACCTGAAATTCATTATTGGGCAGAATATTTCCTACATCCGCATGTTGTGCTATAACATCGAGAGCGACCCTATTTACCTTTGCATAAATAAGGTTAACAATGTAGTACTCACGAAATTCTTTAACATTTCCTTTTTCCTGTTCTTCTGATAATAAGTTTATTAAGCTTTTT
This window of the Dethiobacter alkaliphilus AHT 1 genome carries:
- a CDS encoding nitroreductase family protein, with the translated sequence MLDLLKERRSIRKFADRNVEKDKTDAIMKGALLSPSSKSRRPWEFIVVTDKDMLERLSQCREHSSKFLAGAPLGIVVLADPEACDVWIEDASIASIIIQLTAHSLGLGSCWIQVRERFYSEGVQAEDYIKKALGVPEKYHVECMIGIGYPGEEKKPYAEEDLLYDKVHYNKYG
- a CDS encoding diacylglycerol/polyprenol kinase family protein, whose protein sequence is MDAIFELSFLLNQAISLTALCLIQYTNGYLAEHKNVKVNYTRKINHFTLFVIPILLNRGYAYDQSFGLFALGAFLAVFKFIFYIKPIRDRVPFIRTMFSSFDRPEDRPHTLLWLSTQTAAGYLVLIPMGILFSQLGLMELILIPILIYGIGDGLAEPVGVRFGKHKYAAYALFSDKKYFRTFEGSACVLITSIIVVIAHYTFFTPLQLMVALAAIPILMTLAEAFSPHTWDSPVMFLVGSLSLLAISFI
- a CDS encoding ABC transporter substrate-binding protein, whose amino-acid sequence is MSKVYPLIAILFILLAAGCVEEEPPELEVARFATYHDFIISEEGLPALQESYGFEFDVVYDLVFGLTHEALYHGDVDAAMGYATDGKIQELDLVRLTDDKSFFSVYNPAPVIRRETLQEHPQIEEIMAAISAQLDTDTMINLNYLADIKEYPHSEIARDWLKQEGFLSGEGQPALDTEPVIIGAKPFTEQQTLAQITILALEHAGIPVEDRTDLGDTPQNRNALLTGEIHLYWEYTGTAWWEIFEKEDPLPDHELYQRIAKKDAENDLVWLEPAPLKDSYAILMQEERARELEITTISDLALWVNQLQE
- a CDS encoding phosphatase PAP2 family protein, which gives rise to MDLPPLTRKYFSLQPAKERTYRLLCTLLVIILSLILYFFWAPLRSTEIAYTFVSPTITNPYIYIISRAITTLGSEGFFLVLLSVIYWSVNKPLGSWGLIMMPLSIFITSEIPKDIVRLPRPAVRGVTVPTYTFPSGHTSGAVAVWGYLAILIKKRSFWILSLTIIILVGLSRVMLGYHFPGDVLGGYITGIIFLALFFWLGITLKEKNWHKKTSLSLLFLLSLTIPLALSFIPATYAPNLTGYTAGAALGYLLERETLQFTLQTTRLKHLIKALLGLPVIPLIILAPPALFTINSHLFTFTQYALSTFWITYLAPLLFIKLNLAQKTTH
- a CDS encoding glucose-6-phosphate isomerase, with amino-acid sequence MGKVTFDYSKALGFVREEEMAAFKERVKLCHGMLQNGTGLGSDYVGWVDLPDAYDREEFGRIKAAAEKIKSQADVLIVVGIGGSYLGARAAIEMLCHNFHNELARDKRSGAKVYFAGHNISSTYLKNLLDMVEGQDICINVISKSGTTTEPALAFRVLKEYMEKKYGEKGAAERIYATTDRSRGALKQLADEEGYETFVVPDDIGGRYSVLTPVGLLPMAAAGINIDEVMDGAKAAYDYLAVDVLEDNGAYQYAVLRNLFYNKGKTVEVLVNYEPSLSYLGEWYKQLFGESEGKDKKGIFPASMNFTTDLHSMGQYMQDGRRNLFETVLNIEESREEMVVKENKDNLDGLNYLGGKTLDFVNKKAMEGTLAAHVDGGVPNMVINIAEASPYCFGYLVYFMMKACGLSGYLLGVNPFDQPGVEAYKSNMFRLLGKP
- a CDS encoding DUF1540 domain-containing protein — protein: MEISVKCSVSNCKYYSNLECTAEAIEVNCDDTSMLASDSRETCCDTFKPVDEGDERPRK
- a CDS encoding DUF1540 domain-containing protein → MVERGLKCSVVNCKFNKNLLCSAGSIEVNCDDRSIRASESEETCCDTFAPWYDEEM
- a CDS encoding MATE family efflux transporter, whose protein sequence is MEKNVTMENLSSGNVEADSARAEFLTLPLGRLMLKNALPAVASMLFMALYQAVDAMLVGRRLGPEALASVNILYPILAVFVGLAVMIGVGGNARIAVLLGSGETKQARRTLGLIVALGVGLGLTGSVVVAVFFPQILAVLGTSGSLGIFAGEYLRTMYPFATMMILFFILEQSVRNDGQAGLAAMVMAGMALLNIALDYLFLFVLNLGIGGAALATGISQSLGALIFVCYFWRKTLLRQDGLCFATPGGGVPVLLSIAANGSSELFNSLAVGVTTFLFNRIILSYVGAMGVAAFSVTQYLLAVGMMVFMGLGNGAQPILSYNHGAGLTERVQGTLIRLLGTSMVIGFLFFVVMRFQAASLAGLFIADHPEALATTLRVAATVSWSMLFIPVGIVVSVFFTALEKAEKSLIIAVCRGFVFTVTGLALFPLLWGETGIWITPVFAEGATALVGTVLLYRWLAGNSPVFSMEAVVDGENI
- a CDS encoding TetR/AcrR family transcriptional regulator, with product MKVDKADIFVNARELFAAKGFKDTSISDITKKTGIAVGSFYKFYGAKEEVFLDVFMAESEQLKKEIMAEVDLDDEPVAVIKEATAKMFVAIRENPILREWYSRDVYAKLEKYIYEQDGADKWEDEYSYNLFTGIIKKWQQEGKFRNDIDSDMILAIFNTFQYIDMHKEEIGSQYFPQLMEHMVEFIVKGLQEKN
- a CDS encoding S8 family serine peptidase, with the protein product MKIIKRLISTLVIISLITIYLPVQLFAGRVDVGVTSQKISAQVTDSLKADEFVDVLIILNEQADTKKAAADVRKAVPAGMPEKAIKKAARVSVVNTLKKNAEVTQKSLINLLSEEQEKGNVKEFREYYIVNLIYAKVNRVALDVIAQHADVGNILPNNEFQVHNTNIESINSFSPSGVYGVKWNLERINAPLVWNQYGITGDGVVIGIIDTGVDWHHEALREKWRGYDGGSIDPDFNWFDAVNQHALPIDLNNHGTHVTGTILGSVEEMQGYFGVAPEAKWIAANAFGSDGTAKSSDILAAAQYMLAPTDINGVAHPDKAPDVINNSWGGNVPGENDEWFRPMVQAWRDAQILPVFAAGNLGTYGSGSISHPANYPESFSVAATDNNDYLAMFSSRGPSPYFDNIKPDISAPGVQILSSITGGEYGYSSGTSMAAPHVAGVAALLLEAKPELTIEQLEEVIKDTSRPLEDQEFTGSPNFGYGYGLIDAFAAVSHVLNGSSDVPVSGVTINYNALNFKLGENGTQLTAKVEPSNASEQGVVWKSSNESVAKVIDGFVYPVDPGMATIEAITVDGSYVSETNVRVTHVNRIFGFDRYSTATTISESGWTQSQTVVLARGDQYADALAGVPLAYQLDAPILLTRPHSLPTATKREIGRLQPERVIILGGTGAISEAVEDELIKMGLEADRIAGKNRFDTAASIAQRIAPYGLETAIVATGFNFPDALAVASYAAREGYPIVLTRDDVLPEESSKLFDMLGVKETIVVGGTNVISDAVLDDLPGPKRLAGRDRFSTAVDVADYFAPDMKEVFIATGGDYADAITGAVLAARNEAGILLVRKDAVPDIVRKFITDNQAYWVTVLGGSAAVNSELDAEFWQMIYYSGN